One window of the Bombus affinis isolate iyBomAffi1 chromosome 10, iyBomAffi1.2, whole genome shotgun sequence genome contains the following:
- the LOC126921543 gene encoding 60S ribosomal protein L27a, giving the protein MSTHKKKTRKLRGHVSHGHGRIGKHRKHPGGRGNAGGLHHHRINFDKYHPGYFGKLGMRNYHLRRNTKWCPTLNLDKLWTLVSEQTRLKYKDSENKVPVIDLVKAGYYKLLGKGRLPKQPVIVKAKFFSKLAEDKIKAVGGVCVLSA; this is encoded by the exons ATG TCGACGCATAAAAAGAAGACAAGAAAGCTCCGTGGTCACGTGAGCCATGGCCATGGACGTATAG GTAAACACAGGAAACATCCTGGTGGACGTGGTAATGCTGGTGGTTTGCACCATCATCGTATCAACTTTGATAAATACCATCCTGGTTACTTTGGAAAg CTTGGTATGCGAAATTATCATTTAAGGCGGAATACGAAATGGTGCCCCACCTTAAATTTGGATAAACTATGGACATTAGTTTCTGAACAAACCAGACTTAAGTATAAGGATTCAGAAAACAAAGTTCCCGTAATTGATTTGGTTAAAGCG GGATATTACAAACTTCTGGGTAAAGGACGACTTCCTAAACAACCAGTTATTGTTAAGGCCAAATTTTTCAGTAAACTGGCAGAAGACAAAATTAAGGCAGTTGGAGGAGTTTGTGTTCTGTCTGCCTAA
- the LOC126921529 gene encoding splicing factor 3A subunit 2, producing MDFQNRPGGKTGGGGVASWSESNRDRRERLRQLALETIDLNKDPYFMKNHLGSYECKLCLTLHNNEGSYLAHTQGKKHQANLARRAAKEAKEAPQTLAPEKPRVEPKKFVKIGRPGYRVTKQRDPESGQQSLLFQVDYPEVADNVIPRHRFMSAYEQRVEPPDRKWQYLLFAAEPYETIAFKVPSREVEKAEGKFWTHWNKDTKQFFLQFAFKNEKPSVGKVPPPPVPLIRPGLGPPMVPVPPPPRPPIFNPVPPPPALLATGMQIPPPPPHLA from the exons ATGGATTTTCAAAATCGTCCAGGAGGCAAAACTGGCGGCGGAGGTGTCGCGTCCTGGTCAGAAAGTAACCGAGATAGAAGAGAACGTTTACGACAACTTGCGTTGGAGACTATTGACCTCAACAAGGATccatattttatgaaaaatcatTTAGGTTCTTATGAATGTAAATTATGTTTAACTCTTCACAATAATGAGGGCAGTTATTTGGCCCATACACAAGGTAAAAAGCATCAAGCTAACCTAGCTAGAAGAGCTGCTAAAGAAGCAAAGGAAGCTCCTCAAACACTTGCTCCTGAAAAACCTCGAGTAGAACCAAAAAAATTTGTAAAGATTGGAAGACCAGGTTATAGAGTAACTAAACAAAGAGATCCAGAATCAGGACAACAAAGTTTATTATTTCAAGTTGACTATCCAGAAGTTGCAGATAATGTTATTCCAAGGCATAGGTTTATGTCAGCATATGAACAGAGAGTTGAACCACCAGATCGTAAATGGCAATATTTATTGTTTGCTGCTGAGCCTTATGAAACTATAGCTTTCAAG gTACCTAGTAGAGAAGTCGAAAAGGCAGAAGGCAAGTTTTGGACACATTGGAACAAAGATACAAAACAGTTCTTTTTACAATTTGCATTTAAAAACGAAAAGCCTTCAGTTGGTAAAGTGCCACCACCTCCAGTTCCTTTAATACGACCTGGTTTAGGACCACCTATGGTACCAGTTCCACCACCACCAAGACCACCTATATTTAATCCAGTACCACCACCACCAGCACTTTTAGCCACTGGCATGCAAATACCTCCACCACCACCTCATTTagcataa